A genomic segment from Papilio machaon chromosome 10, ilPapMach1.1, whole genome shotgun sequence encodes:
- the LOC106718167 gene encoding uncharacterized protein LOC106718167: MDEKSVQNYSTLREDPEVLLQFVNKYCTVELIKNTSFSGFVHSIDPISKSIILAVPFENSFQITLLPGHAITNLFESNQEKLTSPFQKLKDEISNNDIAARKSKVMDWFKVNLLTVTELNDNIVFGNVSILPPYSVTDICTDNPMVAMQVRKIIERMPDD; encoded by the exons ATGGATGAAAAAAGTGTTCAGAACTATTCAACATTAAGAGAAGATCCAGAAGTTCTTTTGCaatttgttaacaaatattgtacagttgaactaataaaaaacaccTCATTTTCGGGGTTTGTCCATTCTATAGATCCCATATCTAaaag tattattCTAGCGGTACCATTTGAGAATAGTTTCCAAATAACACTGTTACCTGGTCATGCAATTACAAATCTGTTTGAAAGTAATCAAGAAAAGTTGACATCACCATTTCAAAAACTGAAAGATGAGATCTCTAACAATGATATTGCTGCCAGAAAATCTAAAGTAATGGATTGGTTCAAAGTAAACCTACTAACAGTGACGGAGTTGAatgataatattgtatttggaAATGTCTCAATATTACCTCCATACAGTGTTACTGATATTTGTACAGACAATCCCATGGTTGCAATGCAAGTTAGAAAAATCATTGAAAGAATGCCTGATGACTaa